In Streptomyces qaidamensis, one DNA window encodes the following:
- a CDS encoding formylglycine-generating enzyme family protein translates to MVAVPAGPVTLSDRRTERSWTVEVASFRMSAVPVTQAWYDEVTGERPSAARGELLPVEGVSWWDAVRFCNALSRREGLTPAYEVRSGDGAADWDTAADGYRLPTEAEWEHACRAGGTGPRHGPLDEIAWYRGNADDRIHPVGGKQPNAWGLYDMLGNVWDWCWDLYDAEVYGTYRVLRGGGWSDEHWSCRASVRRRSHPTFRIDDVGFRVARSMPA, encoded by the coding sequence ATGGTGGCCGTCCCGGCGGGGCCCGTCACGCTGTCCGACCGGCGGACCGAGCGCAGCTGGACGGTCGAGGTCGCGTCGTTCCGGATGTCGGCGGTGCCGGTCACCCAGGCCTGGTACGACGAGGTCACCGGCGAGCGTCCGAGCGCGGCCCGGGGTGAGCTGCTGCCCGTCGAGGGCGTGTCATGGTGGGACGCGGTCCGGTTCTGCAACGCCCTGTCCCGGCGCGAGGGCCTGACCCCGGCGTACGAGGTGCGGTCCGGCGACGGGGCCGCCGACTGGGACACCGCCGCCGACGGCTACCGGCTGCCGACCGAGGCCGAGTGGGAACACGCCTGCCGCGCCGGCGGCACCGGGCCCCGTCACGGCCCGCTCGACGAGATCGCCTGGTACCGCGGCAACGCGGACGACCGCATCCACCCCGTGGGCGGCAAGCAGCCCAACGCCTGGGGCCTGTACGACATGCTGGGCAACGTCTGGGACTGGTGCTGGGACCTCTACGACGCGGAGGTCTACGGCACCTACCGGGTGCTGCGCGGCGGCGGCTGGTCCGACGAACACTGGAGCTGCCGCGCCTCGGTGCGCCGCCGGAGCCATCCGACGTTCCGGATCGACGACGTGGGGTTCCGGGTGGCGCGTTCGATGCCGGCCTGA
- a CDS encoding ABC transporter ATP-binding protein — MRNPVLHLRDVRLELADRVLLSGVDLTVAEGESVALTGPSGSGKSTLLSCVLGLISPDSGTIEVAGADVTSLRAGARARHRSRHIGMVFQFGELLPELTALENVMLAAMLGGVRSSRGRSAAEELLHDLGISDTSVATGSLSGGERQRVAIARALVNRPSLILADEPTGALDDDNRDRVSQLLYSLPSRWGCGLLLVTHDQKVALGAERVARITDGQISMGAPTWGG; from the coding sequence GTGCGCAATCCCGTCCTCCACCTGCGTGACGTCCGGCTCGAACTGGCCGACCGCGTGCTGCTCAGCGGCGTCGATCTCACCGTCGCGGAGGGCGAGTCCGTCGCGTTGACGGGCCCCAGTGGCAGCGGGAAGAGCACGCTGCTCTCGTGTGTCCTGGGGCTCATCAGCCCGGACAGCGGAACCATCGAGGTGGCGGGCGCGGACGTCACGTCCCTGCGGGCCGGTGCGAGGGCGCGCCACCGGTCACGCCACATCGGCATGGTCTTCCAGTTCGGCGAACTGCTCCCGGAGCTGACGGCTCTGGAGAACGTGATGCTCGCCGCCATGCTGGGCGGTGTGCGAAGCTCCCGCGGACGCAGCGCTGCCGAAGAACTCCTCCACGACCTCGGCATCTCGGACACCTCGGTGGCGACGGGATCGCTGTCCGGCGGGGAGCGCCAGCGGGTGGCGATCGCCCGGGCCCTGGTCAACAGGCCGTCCCTGATCCTTGCCGACGAACCCACCGGCGCGCTCGATGACGACAACCGCGACCGCGTCAGTCAACTGCTGTATTCGCTGCCCTCCCGATGGGGCTGCGGGCTTCTGCTCGTCACGCACGACCAGAAGGTGGCGCTCGGCGCCGAGCGCGTCGCACGGATCACGGACGGGCAGATCAGCATGGGGGCTCCGACGTGGGGCGGCTGA
- a CDS encoding alpha/beta hydrolase yields MRRSAAVLCGVTVVLAGTLAAAPANAGASHSANTAALTTAAAQIAWKKCGTDDAPTLQCASLKVPLDYAKPRGRQITLALSRVPHTAPKSQGPLLVNPGGPGGSGLSLAPFVASSLPKEVAAQYDVIGFDPRGVGESQPALDCKPGYFDPVRPDSVPSTPALEKANLKRAKSFAKACGTKYKDVLPYIDTVSAVKDMDSIRKALGAPKINYFGYSYGTYLGAVYAKLFPERVRRLVLDSIVDPTGVWYDDNIQQDYAFDKRHKAFMTWIAKYDSTYKLGTDPKKIEAKWYAMRAALAKKPAGGKVGASELEDIFLPGGYNNGYWPTLAQTFAAYVNSHDTAALVEAYDNIAAIDASGDNGYSVYTSVQCRDASWPRDWKQWRKDNWAVYEKAPFMAWNNAWYNAPCAFWPTKTLKPVNVANSKLPPVLLFQATDDAATPYQGGVTMHRLLKGSSLVVEQGGGNHGVTLSGNACLDKHLATYLTDGKVPHGNGVADAVCKKNPDPKPQPAAQKAPSTPQPAVAAVGDGLRGILGFGR; encoded by the coding sequence ATGAGAAGAAGCGCAGCCGTACTGTGCGGCGTCACGGTCGTCCTGGCCGGGACGCTCGCCGCCGCCCCCGCCAACGCCGGCGCGTCACACTCCGCGAACACCGCCGCCCTGACGACCGCCGCGGCGCAGATCGCATGGAAGAAATGCGGTACGGACGACGCCCCGACGCTCCAGTGCGCGTCGTTGAAGGTGCCGCTCGACTACGCGAAGCCGCGGGGGAGGCAGATCACGCTGGCGCTGTCCCGCGTGCCGCACACCGCGCCGAAGTCCCAGGGCCCGCTGCTCGTCAACCCCGGCGGCCCCGGTGGCAGCGGTCTGTCGCTGGCCCCGTTCGTCGCGTCGTCCCTGCCCAAGGAGGTCGCGGCCCAGTACGACGTGATCGGCTTCGACCCGCGCGGAGTGGGCGAGAGCCAGCCCGCCCTGGACTGCAAGCCGGGCTACTTCGACCCGGTCCGCCCCGACTCCGTACCCAGCACACCGGCCCTCGAGAAGGCCAACCTCAAGCGCGCCAAGTCCTTCGCCAAGGCCTGCGGCACGAAGTACAAGGACGTCCTGCCGTACATCGACACGGTCAGCGCCGTGAAGGACATGGACTCGATCCGCAAGGCCCTGGGCGCACCGAAGATCAACTACTTCGGCTACTCGTACGGCACCTACCTGGGCGCCGTCTACGCCAAGCTGTTCCCCGAGCGGGTGCGGCGCCTGGTCCTGGACTCGATCGTCGACCCGACCGGTGTCTGGTACGACGACAACATCCAGCAGGACTACGCCTTCGACAAGCGTCACAAGGCGTTCATGACGTGGATAGCCAAGTACGACTCCACGTACAAGCTCGGCACGGACCCGAAGAAGATCGAGGCCAAGTGGTACGCCATGCGGGCGGCCCTGGCCAAGAAGCCCGCGGGCGGCAAGGTGGGCGCCTCCGAGCTGGAGGACATCTTCCTCCCCGGCGGCTACAACAACGGCTACTGGCCCACGCTCGCCCAGACGTTCGCGGCCTACGTCAACAGCCACGACACCGCCGCGCTGGTCGAGGCCTACGACAACATCGCGGCGATCGACGCCTCCGGCGACAACGGCTACAGCGTCTACACCTCGGTGCAGTGCCGTGACGCGTCCTGGCCGCGCGACTGGAAGCAGTGGCGCAAGGACAACTGGGCGGTGTACGAGAAGGCGCCGTTCATGGCCTGGAACAACGCCTGGTACAACGCACCGTGCGCGTTCTGGCCGACGAAGACGCTGAAGCCGGTGAACGTCGCCAACAGCAAGCTCCCGCCGGTGCTGCTGTTCCAGGCGACGGACGACGCGGCCACGCCCTACCAGGGCGGTGTCACCATGCACCGGCTGCTGAAGGGCTCCAGCCTGGTGGTGGAGCAGGGCGGCGGCAACCACGGCGTCACGCTGAGCGGCAACGCCTGCCTGGACAAGCACCTCGCCACGTACCTGACCGACGGCAAGGTCCCGCACGGCAACGGTGTGGCCGACGCGGTGTGCAAGAAGAACCCCGACCCGAAGCCGCAGCCGGCGGCGCAGAAGGCGCCGAGCACGCCGCAGCCCGCCGTCGCGGCGGTCGGTGACGGCCTGCGCGGGATCCTGGGGTTCGGCCGGTGA
- a CDS encoding cellulase family glycosylhydrolase, with amino-acid sequence MFRTLRRALCVAAALLLPLAGVQSARADVTAEAAGAGYWHTSGRQILDAAGQPVRIAGVNWFGFETANHVVHGLWARDYKSMIDQMKSLGYNTIRMPYSDDLLKPGTMPDSISHDGKNTDLRGLTSLQVLDRIVAYAGQSGLKIVLDRHRPDAAGQSALWYTASVPESTWITNLKALATRYKGNSTVIGIDLHNEPRDPACWGCGDTSRDWRLAAQRAGNAVLSVNPELLIMVEGVQSYNGANGWWGGNLMGVAQHPVQLDVPNRLVYSAHDYATSVAQQSWFSDPSFPANMPGIWDKYWGYIFKQNIAPVWLGEFGTTLQPSVDQKWLAELVKYLRSTSVYGADSFHWTFWSWNPNSGDTGGILKDDWQTADTVKDGYLASIKAPGFDPGPGPGPGGPGDPGGGNATCSAAYTVGSDWGGGFNAEVKVTNTGTLPLKSWKVTWTWSGSQKVTSMWNASHTQNGATVTAVNAAHNGSVAVGGSASFGLGGAPGGGGATDVRCTAT; translated from the coding sequence ATGTTCCGCACCCTGCGCAGAGCCCTGTGTGTTGCCGCGGCGCTCCTGTTACCGCTGGCCGGCGTGCAGTCGGCACGGGCCGATGTCACCGCGGAGGCCGCCGGCGCCGGCTACTGGCACACCAGCGGCCGGCAGATCCTGGACGCGGCCGGGCAGCCCGTCCGTATCGCCGGCGTCAACTGGTTCGGCTTCGAGACCGCCAACCACGTCGTCCACGGCCTGTGGGCCCGCGACTACAAGAGCATGATCGACCAGATGAAGTCGCTGGGCTACAACACCATCCGCATGCCCTACAGCGACGACCTCCTCAAGCCCGGCACCATGCCGGACAGCATCAGTCACGACGGCAAGAACACCGACCTGCGCGGGCTGACGTCCCTCCAGGTCCTGGACAGGATCGTCGCCTACGCGGGCCAGTCCGGCCTGAAGATCGTCCTGGACCGGCACCGGCCGGACGCGGCGGGCCAGTCGGCGCTCTGGTACACCGCGTCGGTCCCCGAGTCGACGTGGATCACCAACCTCAAGGCCCTCGCGACGCGTTACAAGGGCAACTCCACGGTGATCGGCATCGACCTGCACAACGAGCCGCGCGACCCGGCCTGCTGGGGCTGCGGGGACACCTCCCGCGACTGGCGCCTGGCCGCCCAGCGCGCGGGCAACGCGGTCCTGTCGGTCAACCCCGAGCTGCTGATCATGGTCGAGGGCGTGCAGTCGTACAACGGCGCGAACGGCTGGTGGGGCGGCAACCTGATGGGCGTGGCCCAGCACCCGGTCCAGCTGGACGTGCCGAACCGGCTGGTGTACTCCGCGCACGACTACGCGACGTCGGTGGCCCAGCAGTCCTGGTTCTCCGACCCCTCCTTCCCCGCCAACATGCCGGGCATCTGGGACAAGTACTGGGGCTACATCTTCAAGCAGAACATCGCCCCGGTGTGGCTCGGCGAGTTCGGTACGACGCTCCAGCCCTCGGTGGACCAGAAGTGGCTGGCCGAGCTGGTGAAGTACCTGCGCTCGACGTCCGTGTACGGGGCCGACAGCTTCCACTGGACGTTCTGGTCCTGGAACCCCAACTCCGGTGACACGGGCGGCATCCTGAAGGACGACTGGCAGACGGCCGACACGGTGAAGGACGGCTACCTGGCGTCCATCAAGGCCCCGGGCTTCGACCCCGGTCCCGGTCCCGGGCCGGGCGGTCCCGGCGACCCCGGAGGCGGCAACGCAACTTGCTCCGCCGCGTACACGGTCGGCAGCGACTGGGGCGGCGGCTTCAACGCCGAGGTGAAGGTGACCAACACGGGCACGCTGCCGCTGAAGTCCTGGAAGGTGACGTGGACGTGGAGCGGCTCGCAGAAGGTCACGAGCATGTGGAACGCGTCGCACACCCAGAACGGGGCGACCGTCACCGCGGTCAACGCGGCGCACAACGGGAGCGTGGCGGTGGGAGGTTCGGCGAGCTTCGGCCTGGGCGGCGCGCCCGGGGGCGGAGGTGCGACGGATGTGAGGTGTACGGCGACGTGA
- a CDS encoding ABC transporter permease, producing MSATDLSTPGTRSAAHWLLADCWNIVRRGLTHYQRQPVNIAWQLGFPIMSVLLYGYVFGSAMKVPGGGDYKDFLMPGMFAMTMAFGFINTATVVVYDSTKGVIDRFRSMPMASSAVVAGRGVTDIIVACAELAIMMLTALAMGWRPDGGAGFLGAFGLLLWLRFSLIWIGVWLGLIVPNPEAAGGLFAVAFPFTMISSIFVAPQLMPDWLGWVAVWNPISSTAAATRELFGNPVDGDTWVEQHALLMAGVWPVILTAIFLPLAVRRFQKLSR from the coding sequence ATGAGCGCCACCGACCTGAGCACACCCGGCACGCGCAGCGCTGCCCACTGGCTGCTCGCCGACTGCTGGAACATCGTCCGCCGCGGCCTGACCCACTACCAGCGCCAGCCGGTCAACATCGCCTGGCAGCTGGGCTTCCCGATCATGTCCGTGCTGCTCTACGGCTATGTCTTCGGCAGCGCCATGAAGGTGCCGGGCGGCGGGGACTACAAGGACTTCCTGATGCCGGGCATGTTCGCGATGACCATGGCGTTCGGCTTCATCAACACGGCGACCGTCGTGGTCTACGACTCCACCAAGGGCGTCATCGACCGCTTCCGCTCGATGCCGATGGCCTCCTCGGCCGTGGTGGCCGGGCGCGGGGTCACCGACATCATCGTCGCCTGCGCCGAGTTGGCGATCATGATGCTCACCGCGCTCGCCATGGGCTGGCGGCCGGACGGCGGCGCGGGCTTCCTCGGCGCGTTCGGGCTGCTGCTGTGGCTGCGCTTCTCACTGATCTGGATCGGGGTGTGGCTCGGCCTGATCGTGCCCAACCCCGAGGCGGCGGGCGGCCTCTTCGCGGTCGCCTTCCCCTTCACGATGATCTCCAGCATCTTCGTCGCGCCGCAGCTCATGCCCGACTGGCTCGGCTGGGTGGCGGTCTGGAACCCGATCTCCTCCACGGCGGCGGCGACCCGCGAGCTGTTCGGCAATCCGGTCGATGGCGACACCTGGGTCGAGCAGCACGCGCTGCTGATGGCCGGGGTGTGGCCGGTGATCCTGACGGCGATCTTCCTGCCGCTGGCCGTACGGCGGTTCCAGAAGCTGAGCCGATAG
- a CDS encoding ATP-binding cassette domain-containing protein, translating to MDGYAVRAEALEKRYGEKRALDGFDLAVREGTVHGLLGPNGAGKTTAVRILSTLIRLDGGRATVAGLDLARQSREVRARIGLTGQYAAVDEVLTGRQNLEMFGRLFHLGGKRARLRATELLEQFDLTDAGDRGVGKYSGGMRRRLDLAASMILAPAVLFLDEPTTGLDPRSRGEVWDSVRALVAGGTTVLLTTQYLEEADRLASHITVIDQGRAIADDTPDGLKNLVGGDRIEVVVAERSEIPRVVKVVARVTDGEPEADETELRVHAPVTDRVTALTEVARTLQDEGVRVEDIGLRRPSLDDVFLRLTGHRTEKEPAA from the coding sequence ATGGACGGATACGCGGTGCGGGCCGAGGCACTGGAGAAGCGGTACGGCGAGAAGCGCGCACTCGACGGCTTCGACCTGGCGGTGCGCGAGGGCACGGTGCACGGCCTGCTCGGGCCGAACGGGGCGGGCAAGACCACCGCCGTCCGCATCTTGTCCACGCTGATCCGGCTGGACGGGGGCAGGGCGACGGTCGCCGGTCTCGACCTGGCCCGGCAGTCGCGCGAGGTCCGGGCCCGGATCGGGCTCACCGGCCAGTACGCGGCGGTGGACGAGGTGCTCACCGGCCGGCAGAACCTGGAGATGTTCGGCCGTCTGTTCCACCTGGGCGGGAAGCGGGCCAGGCTGCGGGCGACCGAACTGCTGGAGCAGTTCGACCTGACCGACGCCGGTGACCGGGGGGTGGGCAAGTACAGCGGCGGCATGCGGCGCCGCCTCGACCTCGCGGCGTCCATGATCCTCGCCCCGGCCGTCCTCTTCCTCGACGAGCCGACGACCGGTCTCGACCCCCGCAGCCGGGGCGAAGTCTGGGACTCCGTAAGGGCGTTGGTGGCCGGCGGCACGACCGTGCTGCTGACCACGCAGTATCTGGAGGAGGCCGACAGGCTCGCCTCGCACATCACCGTCATCGACCAGGGGCGGGCCATCGCCGACGACACCCCGGACGGGCTGAAGAACCTGGTCGGCGGCGACCGTATCGAGGTCGTGGTCGCCGAGCGGTCCGAGATCCCGCGTGTGGTGAAGGTCGTCGCCCGGGTCACGGACGGCGAACCCGAGGCGGACGAGACGGAGTTGCGGGTGCACGCCCCGGTCACCGACCGGGTCACCGCCCTCACCGAGGTCGCCCGGACCCTCCAGGACGAGGGCGTCCGCGTCGAGGACATCGGGCTGCGCAGGCCGAGCCTCGACGACGTCTTCCTGCGCCTGACCGGCCACCGCACCGAGAAGGAGCCCGCAGCATGA
- a CDS encoding TetR/AcrR family transcriptional regulator has translation MTSGTGGTETSGSGDIARTLELLWDTGRRPSRGPKPALTLDRIVEAAVQLADTEGLEGLSMRRVAAELGTGTMSLYRYVPGKGELLDLMLDRVQRPSENPADPGTGWRAALEALARATLALYRRHPWLLQVNQSRPILGPSALDGMEKVMTLIRPMGLSDPELVSAIIMIDGYVVGAARTQVYQQEAERRTGLTDAEFWQAQVPMLEKAMASGRYPVMASLSEDAFGTDFDHFEFGLQRILDGLEVLVARRKA, from the coding sequence ATGACGAGCGGCACGGGCGGTACGGAGACCAGCGGCAGCGGCGACATCGCCCGCACCCTCGAACTGCTGTGGGACACCGGCCGCCGCCCCAGCCGCGGCCCCAAACCGGCCCTGACTCTGGACCGGATCGTGGAAGCGGCCGTCCAACTCGCGGACACCGAGGGCCTGGAGGGGCTCTCCATGCGCCGCGTCGCCGCCGAACTCGGCACCGGCACCATGTCGCTGTACCGGTACGTCCCCGGCAAGGGCGAGCTGCTCGACCTGATGCTGGACCGGGTGCAGCGTCCCTCCGAGAACCCCGCCGACCCCGGCACCGGCTGGCGCGCGGCCCTGGAGGCACTGGCGCGCGCGACCCTCGCCCTCTACCGCCGCCACCCCTGGCTGCTCCAGGTCAACCAGTCCCGCCCGATCCTCGGCCCGAGCGCCCTCGACGGCATGGAGAAGGTGATGACCCTGATCCGCCCGATGGGGCTGAGCGACCCCGAGCTGGTCTCCGCGATCATCATGATCGACGGGTACGTCGTCGGGGCCGCGCGCACGCAGGTGTACCAGCAGGAGGCGGAGCGCCGGACGGGCCTGACGGACGCCGAGTTCTGGCAGGCGCAGGTGCCGATGCTGGAGAAGGCCATGGCGTCGGGCCGTTACCCGGTCATGGCGTCGCTCTCCGAGGACGCCTTCGGCACGGACTTCGACCACTTCGAGTTCGGCCTGCAGCGGATCCTGGACGGGCTGGAGGTCCTGGTCGCGCGGCGCAAGGCGTAG
- a CDS encoding SGNH/GDSL hydrolase family protein encodes MLRFMPVGDSMTIGSTGEHTWRYRLWQHLCRSYGGPFTLVGPRETLYDQLAGAPVSYAYAEPDFPRAHLAGWGEGWQHMAPLIGDAVRSYRADVLLVSLGLIDLGFYTNAEQTAENVRAFTAGARAANRRVRMVWLPVTPNVRAQSDADFAVEVARFNELLAKTAADLDEPGSPVLLASPPTSYDVATDTYDGTHPNASGEHKIAAAFAEAMHQGWGLAGPYAD; translated from the coding sequence ATGCTCAGGTTCATGCCCGTCGGTGACTCCATGACGATCGGGAGCACGGGCGAACACACGTGGCGCTACCGGCTGTGGCAGCACCTGTGCCGTTCCTACGGCGGCCCCTTCACCCTCGTCGGGCCGCGCGAGACGCTCTACGACCAGCTCGCCGGGGCCCCGGTGTCGTACGCCTACGCCGAACCGGACTTCCCGCGCGCCCACCTGGCCGGCTGGGGCGAGGGCTGGCAGCACATGGCGCCGCTGATCGGTGACGCGGTGCGCTCGTACCGCGCGGACGTCCTCCTGGTCTCCCTGGGCCTGATCGACCTCGGCTTCTACACGAACGCCGAGCAGACCGCCGAGAACGTCCGGGCTTTCACGGCCGGGGCCCGGGCGGCGAACCGCCGGGTGCGGATGGTGTGGCTGCCGGTCACCCCGAACGTGCGCGCCCAGTCGGATGCGGACTTCGCCGTCGAGGTCGCCCGTTTCAACGAACTCCTCGCCAAGACGGCAGCCGACCTCGACGAGCCCGGCTCCCCCGTCCTCCTGGCCTCGCCCCCGACGTCGTACGACGTCGCCACCGACACCTACGACGGCACCCACCCCAACGCGAGCGGCGAGCACAAGATCGCGGCGGCCTTCGCGGAGGCGATGCACCAGGGCTGGGGCCTGGCGGGGCCCTACGCGGATTGA
- a CDS encoding aldo/keto reductase translates to MKYTQLGRTGLKVSRLVLGTMNFGPQTDEADSHAIMDAALDAGINFYDTANVYGWGENKGRTESIIGNWFAKGEGRRDKVVLATKVYGNMGADGPAWPNHDKLSAVNIRRAVDASLKRLQTDYIDVYQFHHVDRATPFEEIWQAIDVLVQQGKILYVGSSNFPGYKIAQANEIAARRGGTIGLVSEQCLYNLAERRAEMEVVPAAQEYGLGVIPWSPLHGGLLGGVLKKEVEGKRRATGRAADALNDPATRAQIQSYEDLLDKHGIEPGEAALAWLLTRPGVTGPIVGPRTAEQLSSAVRASELELSEDLLTALDEIFPGPGPSPEAFAW, encoded by the coding sequence ATGAAGTACACGCAGCTCGGACGCACGGGACTCAAGGTCAGCCGGCTCGTCCTCGGCACCATGAACTTCGGCCCCCAGACCGACGAGGCCGACAGCCACGCCATCATGGACGCGGCGCTGGACGCAGGTATCAATTTCTACGACACCGCCAACGTGTACGGCTGGGGCGAGAACAAGGGCCGCACCGAGAGCATCATCGGCAACTGGTTCGCGAAGGGCGAGGGACGCCGCGACAAGGTCGTCCTCGCCACGAAGGTCTACGGCAACATGGGCGCCGACGGCCCGGCCTGGCCCAACCACGACAAGCTCTCCGCGGTGAACATCCGGCGGGCCGTGGACGCCAGTCTCAAGCGGCTCCAGACCGACTACATCGACGTCTACCAGTTCCACCACGTCGACCGGGCCACCCCCTTCGAGGAGATCTGGCAGGCGATCGACGTCCTGGTCCAGCAGGGCAAGATCCTCTACGTCGGCTCGTCGAACTTCCCCGGCTACAAGATCGCCCAGGCCAACGAGATCGCCGCCCGGCGCGGCGGGACCATCGGCCTGGTCAGCGAGCAGTGTCTGTACAACCTCGCCGAGCGGCGCGCCGAGATGGAGGTCGTCCCGGCCGCGCAGGAGTACGGCCTGGGGGTCATCCCGTGGTCGCCGCTGCACGGTGGTCTGCTGGGCGGTGTCCTCAAGAAGGAGGTCGAGGGCAAGCGCCGCGCCACCGGCCGCGCGGCCGACGCGCTGAACGACCCCGCCACCCGCGCGCAGATCCAGTCCTACGAGGACCTGCTCGACAAGCACGGCATCGAGCCCGGCGAGGCCGCCCTGGCCTGGCTGCTCACCCGCCCCGGCGTGACCGGCCCGATCGTCGGCCCGCGCACCGCCGAACAGCTCTCCTCCGCCGTCCGCGCGTCCGAGCTGGAACTGTCCGAGGACCTCCTGACCGCCCTGGACGAGATCTTCCCGGGCCCGGGCCCGAGCCCGGAGGCTTTCGCCTGGTAG
- the thpR gene encoding RNA 2',3'-cyclic phosphodiesterase yields the protein MRLFAAVLPPDDVCRELGGAVDELRTLPGADGMRWTGRPGWHFTLAFYGEVDDGVVPELTERLERAARRTEPFSLAVRGGGQFGHGRALWAGAEGDLAALRLLAERAEAAARKAGVPMGEHRRYKAHLTVARSREAGDVRAFLDVLAGFSGRSWTVRELCLVRSNLPTSGVPGEQPRYEAVGRWPLGGAG from the coding sequence ATGAGACTCTTCGCGGCCGTGCTGCCCCCTGACGACGTGTGCCGGGAACTCGGCGGTGCGGTCGACGAGTTGCGCACGCTGCCCGGCGCCGACGGCATGCGCTGGACCGGCCGTCCCGGCTGGCACTTCACGCTCGCCTTCTACGGTGAGGTCGACGACGGTGTCGTCCCGGAGCTGACGGAGCGGCTGGAGCGGGCCGCGCGCCGGACCGAGCCGTTTTCGCTGGCCGTGCGGGGTGGCGGGCAGTTCGGGCACGGGAGGGCGCTGTGGGCCGGGGCCGAGGGGGACCTGGCGGCCCTCCGGCTGCTGGCCGAGCGGGCCGAGGCGGCCGCGCGCAAGGCCGGGGTGCCGATGGGGGAGCACCGGCGGTACAAGGCCCATCTGACCGTGGCGCGGAGCCGGGAGGCGGGGGACGTGCGGGCGTTCCTGGACGTGCTCGCGGGATTCTCGGGCCGGAGCTGGACCGTGCGGGAGCTCTGCCTGGTGCGGAGCAATCTGCCGACATCGGGGGTTCCGGGGGAGCAGCCCCGGTACGAGGCGGTCGGGCGCTGGCCGCTCGGGGGAGCCGGTTAG
- a CDS encoding GNAT family N-acetyltransferase, whose translation MRITIRDGGPDDIPAILGMLDSCVEWLVSQGRTGQWGTKPLSESPKTVESVRRYMAEGSVYMADADGVPAGTLTLTGSAGAYLSHLPQPGEPERYIHWLASDRRFKGHGVGSALLAHAAEETRRAGVSLLRVDCYAGDDGKLVRYYESNGFTRTEAFTVGENDWPGQLLARRV comes from the coding sequence ATGCGGATCACCATCCGGGACGGCGGGCCCGACGACATTCCCGCGATACTCGGCATGCTCGACAGCTGTGTGGAGTGGCTGGTCTCACAGGGGCGCACGGGGCAGTGGGGGACGAAGCCCCTGTCGGAGAGCCCCAAGACGGTGGAGTCGGTCCGCCGGTACATGGCGGAGGGCAGCGTGTACATGGCCGACGCCGACGGCGTCCCCGCCGGCACCCTCACCCTCACCGGCTCCGCGGGCGCCTACCTGTCCCACCTCCCCCAGCCCGGCGAACCCGAGCGCTACATCCACTGGCTGGCCTCCGACCGCCGCTTCAAGGGTCACGGCGTGGGCAGCGCCCTGCTCGCCCACGCCGCCGAGGAGACCCGCCGCGCCGGGGTCTCCCTCCTGCGCGTCGACTGCTACGCCGGGGACGACGGCAAACTCGTCCGCTACTACGAGTCCAACGGCTTCACGCGCACCGAGGCCTTCACGGTCGGCGAGAACGACTGGCCGGGGCAGCTGCTGGCCCGGCGGGTGTAG
- a CDS encoding Uma2 family endonuclease, with translation MTVLADRIEMADSSGELTLDMMFEWVETMPVPEGYKVEIVGGNIFMAPQRDTHWDIILDIVEQLRSKYPRKRVKSDVRVDYPGHLNGFASDVTVMAEGAAKNDKGLWRYQDVEFVAEVISRKTAANDYGPKKDAYAVAGVPVYLIVDPYTGRWHLHTKPKDGEYRGELSLDFGDEIDLTGTVVGLVLKTGEFPRD, from the coding sequence TTGACCGTCCTTGCAGACAGGATCGAGATGGCCGACAGCAGCGGCGAACTCACCCTCGACATGATGTTCGAGTGGGTGGAGACGATGCCCGTCCCCGAGGGTTACAAGGTCGAGATCGTCGGGGGGAACATCTTCATGGCGCCTCAGCGGGACACCCACTGGGACATCATCCTGGACATCGTCGAGCAACTGCGCAGCAAGTACCCGCGCAAGCGCGTGAAGTCCGACGTCCGTGTCGACTACCCGGGCCACCTCAACGGCTTCGCCTCCGACGTCACCGTGATGGCGGAGGGCGCGGCGAAGAACGACAAGGGCCTGTGGCGCTACCAGGACGTCGAGTTCGTCGCCGAGGTGATCTCCAGGAAGACCGCCGCCAACGACTACGGCCCCAAGAAGGACGCCTACGCCGTCGCCGGGGTGCCGGTGTACCTGATCGTGGATCCGTACACCGGCCGCTGGCATCTGCACACCAAGCCCAAGGACGGCGAGTACCGGGGTGAGCTGAGCCTGGACTTCGGGGACGAGATCGACCTGACCGGAACCGTGGTCGGGCTCGTCCTCAAGACCGGCGAGTTCCCCCGGGACTGA